One genomic window of Sphingobacterium oryzagri includes the following:
- a CDS encoding PqqD family protein gives MRLKDDLVLRHIGEDYIIVEPGQDQIDLSKVYTLNETAAWLWEQLKGKDFSLEEVVAALLDQYEVDQETAEQDAAALLALFREQKLLA, from the coding sequence ATGAGATTAAAAGATGATTTAGTTTTAAGACATATTGGAGAAGATTACATTATCGTAGAACCCGGTCAGGATCAAATCGATTTATCGAAAGTATACACCCTTAATGAGACAGCAGCCTGGTTGTGGGAACAGTTGAAAGGGAAAGATTTTTCATTGGAAGAGGTGGTCGCAGCTTTGCTGGATCAATATGAAGTAGACCAGGAAACGGCCGAGCAGGATGCGGCAGCATTGTTAGCCTTGTTTCGTGAACAAAAACTATTAGCATAA
- a CDS encoding nucleotidyltransferase family protein, whose protein sequence is MRDAVVHQAFFCLLQAGLWNKAIATLGSFPLTKTQWQDVFVLTMQHTVDGIVYDGLQKLPNDLLPPKLLLFKWTARVDAIERRNGWMDTIIAQQVAFFQKNGTQPVLLKGQGLAACYENPKRRVCGDIDWYFQDKAQRERLFHTLTKRGIEVEHAAGFSYHYMWNDCETEHQSRMIDLHNPFSQRYIRQLEMREANKQTELPLANVTVKTPSPLMTFVQVNAHILKHLLSFGIGIRQFCDSARICLHYKNKIDGNELKAVYKRLGILRWVHLLHAILVKQIGLAEDDLPFPLPKNVQADWMLDEIMAVGNFGFHDSRVDLTKEHETNHRVDSFKRLSGNFMRYVNYAPMEAISFPFVQFYSRFKS, encoded by the coding sequence ATGCGGGATGCCGTTGTACATCAAGCATTTTTTTGCTTATTGCAGGCCGGTCTTTGGAATAAGGCTATTGCTACATTAGGCAGCTTTCCGCTGACGAAGACGCAATGGCAAGACGTTTTTGTCTTGACGATGCAACATACAGTAGACGGTATTGTATATGATGGCCTGCAAAAATTGCCCAACGACTTACTTCCGCCAAAACTTTTGTTGTTTAAATGGACAGCACGTGTAGACGCTATAGAACGCCGGAATGGCTGGATGGATACAATCATTGCGCAACAGGTAGCGTTCTTTCAAAAAAATGGTACGCAGCCCGTTTTGTTGAAAGGACAAGGATTGGCCGCTTGTTATGAAAATCCAAAAAGAAGGGTGTGCGGAGACATCGACTGGTATTTTCAAGACAAGGCGCAGCGCGAACGCTTGTTTCATACCTTAACAAAACGAGGAATTGAGGTCGAACATGCAGCGGGTTTCAGTTATCATTATATGTGGAACGATTGTGAAACGGAACATCAGAGCCGCATGATTGATCTGCATAACCCTTTTTCGCAACGGTACATCCGACAGTTGGAAATGCGTGAAGCGAATAAACAGACTGAGCTACCTTTGGCAAATGTAACCGTAAAAACGCCATCGCCTTTAATGACCTTCGTGCAGGTAAATGCACATATCTTGAAACATCTCTTGTCTTTTGGTATCGGTATTCGGCAGTTTTGCGATTCTGCGCGTATTTGTTTGCATTATAAGAATAAAATCGACGGGAATGAATTAAAAGCGGTGTACAAGCGGTTGGGTATTTTGAGATGGGTGCATTTGTTGCACGCGATACTGGTAAAACAGATTGGTCTTGCTGAAGATGACCTGCCTTTTCCTTTGCCAAAAAATGTACAGGCAGATTGGATGTTAGACGAGATAATGGCGGTCGGAAATTTTGGTTTTCATGACAGTCGTGTAGATTTGACTAAAGAGCACGAGACTAATCATCGTGTCGATAGTTTTAAACGTTTGAGCGGAAACTTTATGCGTTACGTCAACTATGCGCCAATGGAGGCTATATCTTTTCCTTTTGTTCAGTTTTATTCACGGTTTAAGTCGTAA
- a CDS encoding polysaccharide biosynthesis/export family protein yields MKSKLFYLVILSLLAFQSCIVPRKVVYVKDMEPNQVYKTALVPPLRIQKGDRLSIQVSSKNPELVAPFSQEGGIYTVSEKGAITSTPTAGTSTYRGYLVDQEGNIDFPILGTIPVESLTLEGLKDLLRDQLGQQRLVSDAVVKVELVNLKISMMGAVGGVGVLDVPDGRITLLEAITKSGGLTPNAKTDRVAVIREEAGGRKMYLNDIEKMDIFNSPTYYLQQNDIVYVEPRSAEMTPRETMTLTYFGLITGVATMFLTLLNLMNN; encoded by the coding sequence ATGAAAAGCAAGTTATTTTATTTAGTAATCCTGTCGCTTTTAGCGTTTCAATCGTGTATTGTTCCGCGGAAAGTAGTCTATGTAAAGGATATGGAACCAAATCAAGTTTACAAAACTGCGTTGGTACCGCCATTGCGTATTCAAAAAGGTGATCGTTTAAGCATTCAGGTGAGTTCGAAAAATCCTGAACTGGTTGCTCCATTTAGTCAGGAAGGCGGCATTTATACCGTGTCGGAAAAGGGAGCCATCACGTCAACGCCAACGGCTGGTACATCAACCTATCGGGGATATTTGGTGGATCAGGAAGGTAACATTGATTTTCCAATATTGGGTACAATTCCGGTGGAGAGCTTGACTTTGGAAGGATTAAAGGATTTACTGCGTGATCAATTGGGACAACAACGCTTGGTGAGTGATGCGGTTGTAAAAGTCGAATTGGTGAACTTGAAAATATCAATGATGGGCGCGGTAGGTGGTGTAGGCGTATTGGATGTTCCGGATGGAAGAATCACGCTGTTAGAAGCGATTACCAAATCGGGAGGTTTAACGCCTAATGCGAAAACAGATAGGGTTGCCGTGATCAGGGAGGAAGCTGGCGGGAGAAAGATGTATTTGAACGATATTGAAAAAATGGATATCTTTAACTCACCAACATATTACTTACAGCAAAATGATATCGTTTATGTAGAACCGCGTTCTGCCGAGATGACACCACGGGAAACAATGACGTTAACGTATTTTGGTTTAATTACTGGGGTAGCGACAATGTTCTTAACATTGCTAAATTTAATGAATAATTAG
- a CDS encoding FISUMP domain-containing protein, with product MESKIFTHYFGKVLILVVSTILFFSCAKDGGSEEVPVADGSTQLEFDVSGIADVLDAGAVGAEDDGHVAKAASAQHAGSSSASILEKTNVVDGEFDAVVTLERTKTASSLKNVYSKGTTVATASSNRSSLGSGSFVAAAMAAGVKYRVLIYTAADAYVGTIDATSGTAINPAFPVFKNTDYKWYAVSYNTTTQVAEPSNKATPTLDVTTAAQDLLFASGTIRTVAGGNKISIAFDRKMAVIKVRVDARGMFSPINSVDGTVTAATQGVVQSAGRLNLKTGAYNSTTANNSTINLNWSNESSDTGDSVKVAYIYTTGTSPIAGFGVNLSSLVLKLDNTQSPTRTFSNRNFNFTSSFTPTLGNRYTINIQLRESAVEIGGVKWARANLYFSASNPGYRFRQQSSNIYGTASNPAASGEYWNWRARKPGASGAETATGVVDPCTLVFPEGTWRMPDANEFNTLINVTSGSGTPRRSVGQTDNPTIRYAAWTNSATGSPTEYGINWTSWLSFGYRATGSNTIVNYNPSESTFYGYWWARDQVNTTNAQYFRANYTLNSNNSAYVATLEITPGTGTKTLGMNVRCVRTANN from the coding sequence ATGGAAAGCAAGATATTTACGCATTATTTCGGAAAGGTTTTGATACTTGTCGTGTCAACGATACTTTTCTTTTCGTGTGCAAAAGATGGTGGCAGCGAAGAAGTGCCTGTAGCTGACGGAAGTACACAGTTGGAATTTGACGTGTCGGGTATTGCGGACGTGCTGGATGCGGGAGCTGTAGGCGCTGAAGATGATGGTCATGTTGCAAAAGCAGCTTCTGCACAGCATGCAGGCTCATCCTCCGCGTCTATTTTAGAAAAAACGAATGTGGTAGATGGCGAATTTGATGCTGTGGTGACTTTAGAAAGAACAAAAACTGCATCGTCTTTAAAAAACGTGTACAGCAAGGGGACGACCGTCGCTACCGCATCATCTAACCGATCTAGTTTAGGTTCTGGTAGTTTCGTGGCAGCCGCTATGGCAGCCGGTGTAAAGTATCGCGTACTTATTTATACGGCTGCTGATGCTTACGTGGGCACGATAGATGCTACTTCTGGCACAGCTATCAACCCTGCGTTTCCGGTGTTTAAAAACACCGACTATAAGTGGTATGCGGTTTCTTATAACACAACTACGCAGGTTGCTGAACCTTCCAATAAGGCAACACCAACGTTGGATGTTACAACGGCAGCACAAGATTTGTTGTTTGCTTCGGGAACCATACGTACCGTAGCCGGTGGAAATAAAATCAGCATTGCTTTCGATCGGAAAATGGCGGTTATCAAAGTGCGCGTAGATGCTAGAGGGATGTTTTCGCCGATTAACTCGGTGGATGGAACCGTTACGGCCGCGACGCAAGGTGTTGTACAGAGTGCGGGGCGCTTAAACTTAAAAACGGGCGCTTACAACTCGACAACGGCCAACAATTCGACTATAAATTTAAATTGGAGCAACGAAAGTAGCGACACCGGAGATTCGGTAAAAGTTGCTTATATTTATACAACCGGGACGTCGCCTATCGCAGGATTTGGCGTCAACCTGAGCTCTTTGGTGTTGAAATTAGATAATACACAGTCGCCTACACGTACGTTTTCCAACCGAAATTTCAATTTTACCTCGTCGTTTACACCAACATTAGGCAATCGGTATACCATTAATATTCAATTGCGGGAGTCGGCGGTAGAGATTGGCGGCGTGAAATGGGCGCGTGCCAACCTGTATTTTTCGGCAAGTAACCCAGGCTATCGTTTCAGGCAGCAGTCTTCTAACATTTACGGAACGGCTAGCAATCCGGCTGCGTCTGGCGAATATTGGAACTGGCGCGCGAGAAAACCTGGTGCATCAGGCGCGGAGACGGCTACAGGCGTGGTGGATCCCTGCACATTGGTTTTTCCAGAAGGAACCTGGCGCATGCCAGATGCTAACGAATTTAATACCTTGATCAATGTGACATCAGGCAGCGGTACGCCAAGAAGAAGTGTTGGCCAAACGGATAATCCGACAATACGTTATGCAGCCTGGACGAATTCGGCAACGGGCTCGCCAACGGAGTATGGTATAAATTGGACTTCCTGGTTGTCTTTTGGCTATCGTGCTACAGGATCGAATACCATAGTAAACTATAACCCTTCAGAATCTACTTTTTACGGGTATTGGTGGGCAAGAGATCAGGTAAATACGACGAACGCCCAGTATTTCCGTGCAAACTATACGCTTAACAGTAATAATAGTGCCTATGTAGCCACGCTGGAGATTACACCGGGAACGGGCACCAAAACATTAGGTATGAATGTGCGGTGCGTTCGGACGGCAAATAATTAG
- a CDS encoding GumC family protein → MENTTYNPYIEGKEKEGKSLNLVDLIKYLLLHWYWFVLSVLVFGGYYYYQYSKTSFLYSRAQTVMIKNSNNTLNVSRVTRLNSYYSGINVSSEILQLRSKELMRNTISRLNADVSYSVQEGLRTTELYKEAPFKVELLDAKSEDNFTFTLTAIDSTQLRFAVLDTSGVEMYTTLSPKQTYKTSFGRIRVVPNRKYLAARYGEEITVTKHSRESMADYFLGRLLITQMQDDASLLQMSLEDVSASRAAELLTMLIIVYNEETVEDKNRVAKNSAEFIKERIAIIEDELGSVETDLEVMKARNQGMDVNTASDVYWGESRDFQNSSRSIQTQLRLVELMRQRVDNASESNNLIPNNTGLVDESIESQIAEYNAVLLKRNRLQEGNNSANPIVMDMDAVLGAIRDNIYRSVDNTILGLKIRIRNLNQDEAESRAKAESLPAKQRMMLSIERQQKVKEELYILLLNRREENALTQAMTDDNLRVVDPPAGGDGPIYPSRFRKVATGVGIGVVFPTAILLLLLLLDTKVNGRKDIEEALTVPFLGEIPYARNIKKVPGDVVVNEQGRDPVTEAFRILRTNIGFMSSAEHEIRVVTFTSFNIGAGKTFTAINLASSLTFLLQKVVLLDLDLRKGTLSDQVNLNGVKGVSHYLSDPSVSLDDIIYASPVGRGIDVVPIGIIAPNPVELLLSKRLDVLVNSLKQRYRYVIVDNVPIDLVADAAVVNRISELTIFVVRAGRLDRRMLPEIEKIYRKRKLNNMAILLNGIRKLKSSYGYGYGYGYGYGYQKEQPGISGFFKRLFRSS, encoded by the coding sequence ATGGAAAATACAACATATAACCCGTATATAGAAGGCAAAGAGAAAGAAGGCAAATCACTTAATTTAGTTGATCTAATTAAGTATTTATTATTACACTGGTATTGGTTTGTGTTATCTGTGTTGGTTTTTGGAGGCTATTACTATTATCAATACAGTAAAACATCTTTTCTATATAGCCGTGCACAAACGGTTATGATTAAAAATTCCAACAACACCTTAAATGTAAGTAGGGTAACGCGGTTGAACAGTTATTATTCGGGTATCAATGTGTCTAGCGAAATTTTACAGCTCCGCTCCAAAGAGTTAATGCGAAATACCATTTCTCGGCTAAACGCGGACGTAAGTTATTCTGTGCAAGAAGGCCTGCGGACAACCGAATTGTACAAGGAAGCGCCTTTTAAGGTCGAGTTGTTGGACGCAAAATCAGAAGATAATTTTACATTTACGTTGACAGCTATCGATTCGACGCAACTGCGTTTTGCGGTGTTAGATACGTCGGGAGTAGAAATGTATACTACCCTCTCGCCTAAGCAAACGTATAAAACTTCATTCGGCAGAATACGCGTCGTTCCAAATCGCAAATATCTTGCCGCCCGCTATGGTGAAGAAATTACCGTAACGAAGCACAGCCGGGAGAGCATGGCAGATTATTTTTTAGGTCGGTTACTCATCACGCAAATGCAAGACGATGCTTCGCTATTGCAAATGTCTTTAGAAGATGTGTCTGCATCGCGTGCCGCAGAGCTGCTAACCATGCTGATCATTGTGTATAATGAAGAGACGGTAGAGGATAAAAATCGTGTAGCGAAAAATTCGGCCGAATTTATTAAAGAACGTATAGCGATTATCGAAGATGAACTAGGCTCGGTAGAAACGGATCTGGAAGTGATGAAAGCCCGAAATCAGGGAATGGATGTGAATACGGCTAGTGACGTCTACTGGGGTGAAAGTAGGGATTTCCAAAACTCTAGTCGCAGTATACAAACCCAGTTACGCTTAGTAGAGTTAATGCGGCAGCGTGTAGATAATGCGAGCGAATCAAATAACTTAATCCCAAACAATACGGGCTTGGTAGATGAAAGTATTGAAAGTCAAATTGCCGAATACAACGCCGTATTATTAAAAAGAAACCGTTTACAAGAAGGTAACAACTCGGCAAACCCGATTGTGATGGATATGGATGCGGTGTTGGGGGCAATACGTGATAATATTTACCGATCGGTAGATAACACGATATTGGGTTTAAAAATTCGGATTCGTAACCTCAATCAGGATGAAGCGGAATCACGTGCAAAAGCCGAATCGCTACCAGCTAAGCAGCGGATGATGCTCTCTATTGAGCGGCAGCAGAAGGTAAAAGAAGAATTGTATATCCTCTTGTTAAATAGGCGGGAAGAAAACGCGCTAACGCAAGCAATGACGGATGATAATCTCCGCGTGGTAGATCCGCCTGCCGGTGGCGATGGACCGATTTACCCAAGTAGATTTCGCAAGGTGGCAACGGGTGTTGGTATTGGTGTGGTATTTCCTACGGCCATTCTGTTGCTGTTGTTGCTTTTAGATACCAAAGTAAACGGCCGTAAAGATATCGAAGAGGCTTTAACAGTTCCTTTTCTCGGCGAGATACCTTATGCTAGAAACATTAAAAAGGTTCCTGGTGATGTGGTCGTTAACGAACAAGGCCGTGACCCGGTTACGGAAGCTTTTCGGATTTTGCGAACCAACATTGGTTTTATGTCTTCGGCAGAACATGAGATTCGCGTGGTCACCTTTACATCCTTCAATATTGGCGCAGGTAAAACATTTACCGCCATCAATTTGGCTTCCAGTTTGACTTTTTTACTACAAAAGGTGGTGTTGCTGGATCTGGATTTACGTAAAGGAACGTTAAGTGATCAGGTAAATTTGAATGGTGTAAAAGGCGTTAGCCATTACCTTTCTGATCCTTCCGTGAGTTTGGATGACATTATTTACGCTTCCCCTGTGGGGCGCGGTATTGATGTGGTGCCCATCGGTATTATTGCACCAAACCCTGTAGAGCTGTTGCTAAGTAAGCGACTCGATGTGCTGGTAAACAGTCTTAAACAACGGTATCGTTATGTCATCGTGGATAATGTGCCGATCGATTTGGTGGCAGATGCTGCTGTTGTAAACAGAATTTCGGAACTGACCATCTTTGTGGTGCGTGCCGGACGTCTGGATCGCCGGATGTTGCCTGAGATCGAGAAAATATACCGGAAACGGAAGCTCAATAATATGGCCATTCTGTTGAATGGTATACGTAAACTCAAGTCTAGCTATGGCTATGGTTACGGCTATGGTTATGGTTACGGCTACCAAAAAGAACAACCTGGAATAAGCGGATTTTTTAAGCGCTTGTTTCGATCTTCATAG
- a CDS encoding glycosyltransferase: MKILQLGKFYPIRGGVEKVMYDLMLGLSAAQISCDMLCASTEDHPGETLQINDFARVFIMPTIIGLAATKIAPAMISTLKRIAPDYDVVHVHHPDPMAALALLLSGYKGKVVLHWHSDILKQKMLLKVYSPLQNWLIKRADRIVGTTPVYVKESNFLQNVQAKVTYLPIGVEPLVADMHKVQAIKETFASKKIIFSLGRLVEYKGYAYLIEAMQYLPADYQLLIGGKGPLQQELENLIDELGLREKVTMLGFVADQDVAAYYAAASLFCLPSIMKTEAFAIVQIEAMSFGKPIVCTKIPGSGVAWVNEDGVSGLHAAVADAQDLADKIKAIGEDQEKYTQLSQGAQQRYENFFTRERMTASCLRIYEDLWKV, translated from the coding sequence ATGAAAATTTTACAACTGGGAAAATTTTATCCCATTCGAGGAGGGGTGGAGAAAGTCATGTACGACTTAATGTTGGGCCTTTCGGCGGCGCAGATTTCCTGCGATATGCTCTGTGCATCAACAGAAGACCATCCGGGCGAAACGCTGCAAATCAATGATTTTGCACGTGTATTTATTATGCCTACTATCATAGGACTTGCCGCAACAAAAATAGCACCAGCTATGATCAGCACATTAAAGCGTATCGCGCCCGATTACGACGTTGTCCATGTGCACCATCCAGATCCTATGGCGGCTTTGGCATTATTACTATCAGGTTACAAAGGTAAGGTCGTATTACATTGGCATAGCGACATTTTAAAACAAAAAATGCTTTTGAAAGTGTACAGTCCTTTGCAAAATTGGCTGATCAAGCGCGCCGATCGTATTGTCGGTACCACGCCTGTTTATGTAAAAGAATCTAATTTTTTGCAAAATGTCCAGGCGAAAGTCACTTACCTGCCGATAGGTGTAGAGCCGTTAGTGGCCGATATGCATAAAGTGCAAGCGATTAAAGAAACGTTTGCTAGCAAGAAGATAATTTTTTCTTTGGGCCGTTTGGTCGAATACAAAGGCTACGCCTACTTGATAGAGGCCATGCAATATCTGCCGGCAGACTATCAGTTACTTATTGGTGGAAAAGGACCGCTGCAGCAGGAGCTTGAAAACCTGATAGACGAGCTCGGCCTGCGTGAAAAAGTCACAATGTTAGGATTTGTGGCGGATCAAGACGTTGCCGCTTATTACGCTGCTGCTTCACTTTTTTGTTTGCCATCCATTATGAAAACAGAAGCATTTGCCATTGTGCAGATCGAAGCGATGTCCTTTGGAAAGCCAATTGTCTGCACGAAAATCCCGGGATCGGGTGTTGCCTGGGTAAATGAAGACGGCGTATCTGGCCTTCATGCAGCCGTTGCCGATGCACAAGATTTGGCAGATAAAATCAAAGCAATCGGCGAAGACCAAGAAAAATACACGCAACTAAGTCAAGGAGCACAGCAGCGCTATGAAAACTTTTTCACACGGGAACGCATGACAGCGAGCTGTTTACGGATTTACGAGGATTTGTGGAAAGTTTAA
- a CDS encoding S24/S26 family peptidase translates to MRPFIYEGDKVTVKAIPLADLRNGMIALAHADQGYVLHRVVGVQENHIALAGDGNLSQIELVEQSKLMGVVQQAFRADKALPVCTGWSRMKGMLWYYVRPVRRVFKKMKG, encoded by the coding sequence ATGCGTCCATTCATTTATGAAGGTGATAAGGTAACCGTTAAAGCGATACCTTTAGCTGATTTGAGGAATGGCATGATCGCGCTGGCTCACGCCGATCAGGGATATGTATTGCACCGCGTGGTGGGTGTGCAGGAAAATCACATTGCGCTGGCTGGTGATGGCAATCTGTCACAAATAGAACTCGTTGAGCAGAGTAAGTTGATGGGCGTGGTGCAGCAAGCCTTTCGCGCAGATAAGGCGCTGCCGGTTTGCACAGGCTGGTCTCGGATGAAAGGAATGTTATGGTATTATGTACGGCCTGTACGTCGTGTTTTTAAAAAAATGAAAGGATAA
- a CDS encoding acyltransferase family protein: protein MNSKSFTALIIILYFLSITVLKKRHTRFDTTASSSLKGILSILIILSHINFHADLPIFLTITAWGGTKVALFFFISGYGLMASYLQKGASYLDGFLFKRLWKVVKPLFIVTISFLLLYYLDTGTFKGDLLNELITKGMTPLPYSWFAYAIIVFYLFFFLAFKSGSNDMLKIFITFGLTLLVTLVMKEVGYDRAWWVSNLAFPLGLFFRYKEKVIISYSRTRFGNLALVPLLCFLVLALVLLKIEILYAFAYVLIVMMIMILMSYVKLPSGPIFSTLGKVSYETYLIHGAVLTLLRGKHVYIMNGYLYLATAIILTLILSIITHSFFSGVNRKQS, encoded by the coding sequence ATGAATTCAAAATCCTTTACGGCGCTTATTATTATACTGTATTTTCTTTCAATAACTGTTTTAAAGAAAAGACATACCAGGTTCGATACAACAGCATCATCAAGCCTAAAGGGTATTCTCAGTATACTTATCATTCTTTCTCATATAAATTTTCATGCAGATTTACCGATATTTTTAACTATCACAGCTTGGGGAGGAACCAAAGTTGCTCTTTTCTTTTTCATTTCAGGCTATGGATTGATGGCGTCCTATTTACAAAAGGGAGCAAGTTACTTAGATGGCTTCTTGTTTAAAAGACTTTGGAAAGTCGTAAAACCTTTATTTATTGTTACGATCAGTTTTTTGTTGCTTTATTACCTCGATACGGGCACCTTCAAAGGTGATTTGCTTAACGAACTTATAACGAAGGGAATGACGCCACTTCCGTATTCTTGGTTTGCTTATGCAATAATAGTGTTCTACTTGTTCTTTTTCTTAGCATTTAAATCAGGATCGAACGACATGCTGAAAATTTTTATTACGTTCGGCCTTACATTACTCGTTACGCTAGTGATGAAAGAAGTTGGTTACGACAGAGCTTGGTGGGTTTCTAATTTGGCATTTCCGTTGGGTTTATTTTTCAGATACAAAGAAAAAGTAATTATCAGTTATTCCCGAACGCGTTTTGGTAATCTGGCATTGGTTCCGCTATTGTGCTTCTTGGTGCTGGCTTTAGTCTTGCTGAAAATCGAGATCTTGTATGCTTTCGCTTATGTCTTAATCGTTATGATGATTATGATCTTGATGAGCTATGTTAAGCTTCCTAGCGGACCGATATTCAGTACTTTGGGTAAGGTCTCTTATGAAACGTACCTGATTCACGGCGCTGTATTGACTTTGCTAAGAGGTAAGCACGTATATATAATGAATGGTTATCTTTATTTGGCAACGGCAATCATTTTGACGCTAATCTTGTCTATTATAACACACTCTTTTTTTTCGGGTGTTAATCGAAAGCAATCATGA
- a CDS encoding ABC transporter ATP-binding protein encodes MSFPFAYQIRWAWSLTKGYRWGLLLYFTLEVFAIALSLLFIFYSKRAIDQAVHAVPGSIRTTLVLVVGSVLLGIIVKIFSTKYSETIKLRMGIDLQYQLISGQMRAVWKFMKDWHTGDLMVRIQTDSAEVVQMLSQTFLSLLLVLIRLGASFGFLWLMDPMLALVIVAISPLFLFSKLYFRKMRRISKEVKEAESNFGHVMQENLRLRLLTRALGLIPAREKTLQVAQADIYRLKMDQQNFSIGSQTMMKFTVNGGYLLTFIWGVYRLDAGQISFGTMAAFLQLVGRIQTPIMQTMAFVPSFVRFRTAVDRVLELFADEKEVFTKQANLHKVETLSFDDVSFRYKDNTVIDALHVKLYAGEPTAIVGSSGRGKTTLIRLLLALISPQNGAIRLHVEGRTEILSTKHRTNFAYVPQGKSLFSGTIRDNLLLANEEAEDSRLEHAIYLACAEFVFALPQGLDTVVGESGFGLSEGQAQRIAIARAMMRDAPIWLLDEITSALDSETADELVGRLVAAGKDKIILFVTHDLRLAEKCHQIVYMQA; translated from the coding sequence ATGTCTTTTCCATTTGCATATCAAATACGCTGGGCTTGGTCATTGACGAAGGGATACCGATGGGGTTTACTGCTTTATTTCACACTGGAAGTCTTTGCAATCGCATTGTCATTGCTCTTTATTTTTTATTCTAAGCGTGCCATCGATCAAGCTGTGCATGCGGTGCCTGGAAGTATCCGCACGACCTTGGTATTAGTCGTGGGTAGTGTTTTGCTCGGGATCATTGTCAAGATTTTTTCAACTAAATACAGCGAAACGATTAAGCTTCGTATGGGTATTGACCTCCAATATCAATTGATTAGCGGACAAATGCGTGCGGTATGGAAGTTTATGAAGGATTGGCATACGGGCGATCTTATGGTGCGTATACAAACCGATAGTGCAGAGGTGGTGCAGATGCTGAGTCAGACGTTTCTATCGTTATTGTTGGTCTTGATCCGGTTGGGCGCCTCTTTTGGCTTTCTCTGGTTGATGGATCCCATGTTGGCGCTGGTTATTGTAGCTATTTCGCCACTTTTTTTATTTTCGAAGCTCTATTTTCGAAAAATGCGTCGGATTAGTAAGGAAGTTAAAGAAGCAGAAAGTAATTTTGGCCACGTGATGCAGGAGAATCTCCGGCTGCGTTTGCTAACTCGCGCTTTAGGGTTGATACCCGCTCGAGAAAAGACGCTACAGGTCGCACAAGCGGATATCTATCGACTGAAAATGGATCAACAAAATTTTTCAATCGGTAGCCAGACCATGATGAAGTTCACTGTAAACGGGGGCTATCTGTTAACCTTTATCTGGGGCGTCTATCGTTTGGATGCCGGACAAATTTCTTTTGGAACAATGGCTGCTTTTTTGCAACTTGTAGGACGCATACAGACACCGATCATGCAGACGATGGCCTTCGTGCCGTCTTTTGTGCGTTTTAGGACAGCTGTAGATCGTGTGCTGGAGCTATTTGCTGATGAAAAAGAAGTTTTTACCAAGCAAGCGAATCTGCATAAAGTAGAAACCTTGTCTTTCGATGATGTGAGTTTCCGTTATAAGGATAATACAGTAATCGATGCTTTACACGTAAAATTATATGCGGGTGAGCCGACGGCCATCGTAGGGTCGAGCGGAAGGGGTAAAACGACATTAATTCGCCTGTTGTTAGCGTTGATATCGCCGCAAAACGGCGCCATCCGCCTGCACGTCGAAGGAAGAACAGAGATCTTGTCAACGAAACATCGCACCAACTTCGCATACGTTCCGCAAGGAAAATCGCTTTTTAGCGGAACTATTCGAGATAATTTGTTGTTGGCGAATGAAGAAGCAGAAGATTCGCGGCTTGAGCATGCGATTTATCTAGCCTGCGCTGAGTTTGTTTTTGCGCTGCCGCAAGGATTGGATACCGTTGTCGGCGAATCCGGCTTCGGTTTGTCTGAAGGACAGGCGCAACGAATAGCCATTGCGCGAGCTATGATGCGGGATGCGCCGATTTGGCTGTTAGATGAAATAACATCTGCCTTGGACAGCGAAACTGCAGATGAACTTGTCGGACGGCTTGTTGCGGCTGGAAAGGACAAGATTATATTATTTGTAACACATGATTTGCGATTGGCGGAAAAGTGCCATCAAATCGTATATATGCAAGCTTAA